In Halorubrum sp. BV1, the following proteins share a genomic window:
- a CDS encoding deoxyribodipyrimidine photo-lyase, with translation MQLFWHRRDPRTRDNAGLAAAADAGTVLPVFVVDDDLLATLGARQRAGYLGCVSRLRKRYRDLGSDLVVGVGDPETVLVDLAAEYGVERVVYNEHYRPARRERAQAVAEALAAAGVETASRTDLVLVDPGRLADAYPNHGAFRDDWDAVPKAEPYPEPDPDALADPDHGASVGSADHPAANATPVDVPTPSADIDLPEPGYEAARGRLDRFLDRGIRSYADTRDDLARAVEAPTLAVSRLSPYLAAGAIGIREVWTAAGDCLGDASDDERRNVEKYRDELTWREQQYHLLYHAPDLAEANYKTLPNAIAWRDDDAAFEAWTRGETGYPLVDAGMRQLEAEGYVHNRPRQVVASFLTKHLLIDWRRGARHFTARLVDHDHATNHGMWQWIASTGTDSVDVRIFDPVSQTAKYDPDARFVKAYVPELRDVPADEIVDWPTLSADEREELAPEYPEPIVDRDAAYERAQRVFEEALGKR, from the coding sequence ATGCAGCTGTTCTGGCACCGGCGCGACCCGCGGACGCGCGACAACGCCGGGCTCGCGGCCGCCGCCGACGCGGGCACGGTCCTCCCGGTGTTCGTCGTCGACGACGACCTGCTCGCGACGCTTGGCGCGCGACAGCGGGCCGGTTATCTTGGATGCGTCTCCCGACTCCGGAAGCGCTACCGCGACCTCGGAAGCGACCTCGTCGTCGGAGTCGGCGACCCCGAGACGGTCCTCGTCGATCTCGCCGCCGAGTACGGCGTCGAGCGGGTGGTGTACAACGAGCACTATCGGCCCGCGCGCCGGGAACGCGCTCAGGCGGTCGCGGAGGCGCTCGCGGCGGCCGGGGTGGAGACGGCGTCGCGGACCGACCTCGTGTTGGTCGACCCCGGCCGGCTGGCGGACGCGTACCCGAACCACGGCGCGTTCCGCGACGACTGGGACGCGGTCCCGAAGGCGGAGCCGTATCCCGAACCCGATCCCGACGCGCTGGCCGATCCGGACCACGGCGCGTCGGTCGGGTCGGCCGACCACCCGGCCGCGAACGCGACCCCAGTCGACGTGCCGACCCCGAGCGCGGACATCGACCTGCCGGAGCCGGGGTACGAAGCCGCCCGCGGTCGGCTCGACCGGTTTCTCGATCGGGGGATCCGGTCGTACGCCGACACCCGCGACGACCTCGCGCGGGCGGTCGAGGCCCCCACCCTCGCCGTTTCGCGGCTGTCGCCGTACCTCGCCGCGGGCGCGATCGGGATCCGCGAGGTGTGGACCGCCGCGGGCGACTGCCTCGGAGACGCGAGCGACGACGAGCGGCGGAACGTCGAGAAGTACCGCGACGAGCTGACGTGGCGCGAGCAGCAGTACCACCTGCTGTATCACGCCCCGGATCTGGCCGAGGCGAACTACAAGACGCTCCCGAACGCGATCGCGTGGCGCGATGACGACGCGGCGTTCGAGGCGTGGACCCGCGGCGAGACGGGGTACCCGCTCGTCGACGCCGGGATGCGACAGCTCGAAGCGGAGGGGTACGTCCACAACCGCCCGCGGCAGGTGGTCGCGAGCTTCCTCACGAAACACCTCCTGATCGACTGGCGGCGGGGGGCGCGTCACTTCACGGCGCGGCTGGTCGACCACGACCACGCGACGAACCACGGGATGTGGCAGTGGATCGCCTCTACCGGCACCGACTCCGTCGACGTGCGGATCTTCGACCCCGTGAGCCAGACCGCCAAGTACGACCCGGACGCCCGGTTCGTGAAGGCGTACGTGCCGGAACTCCGCGACGTGCCCGCCGACGAGATCGTCGACTGGCCAACGCTTTCGGCGGACGAACGCGAGGAACTCGCGCCGGAGTACCCGGAACCGATCGTCGACCGCGACGCGGCGTACGAGCGCGCGCAGCGCGTCTTCGAGGAGGCGCTCGGAAAGCGGTGA
- the cysS gene encoding cysteine--tRNA ligase, translating to MSLVVTDTLEDERVEFTADGDVTLYVCGLTVSDDPHLGHARLWFHADVLHRWLEHEGYDVRHVENVTDVNEKITARVGERDEWTAERDVAETFSASTFSAMRGLNLLRAEVYPRVTEHVPEIVDLVATLVEKGYAYESNGSVYFDVTRFDDYGALSNQNVEELEAQGEPDERSEKRHPADFALWKAGGVSETAARDHAKHDHGDSVPSGETWESPWSEGRPGWHVECSAMSTTHLGDTLDVHMGGRDLVFPHHENEIAQSEAATGETFARHWLHVGLLEMDGEKMSSSIGNFWTVPDALEELGVNVVRTFYAGAAYRSEQALTEETIAEAEERWERLSRTRERAVEALDSVDARAKAEDEDLRAGVATAREEFAAAMNDDLNLREATAALLELTDAVNRHVDGVSEGDDAYDYRGLREAVEAFDDLAGDVLGLQFEAESDGEVGLADELVELIVDVREAEREAGNYERADELRDALREVGVEIEDGPEGTTYRFA from the coding sequence ATGAGTCTCGTCGTTACCGACACCCTCGAAGACGAGCGCGTCGAGTTCACGGCCGATGGCGACGTCACGCTGTACGTCTGCGGCCTGACGGTGTCGGACGACCCCCACCTCGGGCACGCCCGGCTGTGGTTCCACGCCGACGTGCTCCACCGGTGGCTGGAACACGAGGGGTACGACGTGCGCCACGTCGAGAACGTCACCGACGTCAACGAGAAGATCACGGCGCGGGTGGGCGAGCGCGACGAGTGGACCGCGGAGCGCGACGTCGCAGAGACATTCTCCGCCTCGACCTTTTCCGCGATGCGCGGACTGAATCTGCTGCGCGCGGAGGTGTACCCCCGCGTCACGGAGCACGTCCCCGAGATCGTCGACCTCGTCGCGACCCTCGTCGAGAAGGGGTACGCCTACGAGTCGAACGGCTCCGTCTACTTCGACGTGACCCGCTTCGACGACTACGGGGCGCTCTCGAATCAGAACGTCGAGGAGCTGGAGGCGCAGGGCGAGCCCGACGAGCGGTCCGAAAAGCGGCATCCGGCGGACTTCGCGCTCTGGAAGGCCGGCGGCGTGAGCGAGACCGCCGCGCGCGACCACGCGAAACACGACCACGGCGATTCGGTCCCGTCGGGTGAGACGTGGGAGTCGCCGTGGAGCGAGGGCCGACCGGGGTGGCACGTCGAGTGCTCCGCGATGTCGACGACGCACCTCGGCGACACGCTCGACGTCCACATGGGCGGGCGCGATCTGGTCTTCCCGCACCACGAAAACGAGATCGCGCAGTCGGAGGCGGCGACCGGCGAGACGTTCGCGCGCCACTGGCTCCACGTCGGCCTCCTGGAGATGGACGGCGAGAAGATGTCCTCGTCGATCGGCAACTTCTGGACGGTGCCCGACGCCCTAGAGGAACTGGGCGTCAACGTGGTCCGGACGTTCTACGCCGGGGCCGCCTACCGCTCCGAGCAGGCGCTCACCGAAGAGACGATCGCGGAGGCCGAGGAGCGCTGGGAGCGCCTCTCGCGGACGCGGGAGCGCGCAGTCGAGGCGCTCGACTCCGTCGACGCCCGCGCAAAGGCCGAAGATGAGGACCTGCGCGCGGGCGTCGCCACCGCCCGCGAGGAGTTCGCCGCGGCGATGAACGACGACTTGAACCTGCGAGAGGCGACCGCGGCGCTCTTGGAACTCACCGACGCCGTGAACCGCCACGTCGACGGGGTGAGCGAGGGCGACGACGCGTACGACTACCGCGGGCTCCGCGAGGCCGTCGAGGCGTTTGACGACCTCGCCGGCGACGTGCTCGGACTCCAGTTCGAGGCGGAAAGCGACGGCGAGGTCGGTCTGGCGGACGAGCTGGTCGAACTCATCGTGGACGTCCGAGAGGCGGAGCGCGAGGCGGGCAACTACGAGCGCGCAGACGAGCTTCGGGACGCGCTTCGCGAGGTCGGCGTCGAGATCGAAGACGGTCCCGAGGGAACGACGTACCGATTCGCCTGA
- the ilvA gene encoding threonine ammonia-lyase produces the protein MLTLSDVREARERVDGVARHTPLEQSRTFSEMSGADVHLKLENFQRTGAFKIRGAMNRIATLSSEERDAGVVTASAGNHAQGVALAAERAGVDATVVMPKFAPVSKVKATRGYGASVRLEGVDYDEAQAYAHQLEREEGRTYVHAFDDPVVMAGQGTLGLEIVDDCPDLDTVVVPIGGGGLISGVAVAIKEQRPDVRVVGVQAEGAASAAKSLAAGEVVEIDSVDTIADGIATRAVGERTLEVMAEYVDEVVTVDDREIALALTLLLERSKTLVEGAGAVALAAILSEAVEYADDETIVAALCGGNIDLNRLGTVIRRGLVQMGRYLKITIDLKDRPGELERVSSIVARTGANVYAVHHDRTSRDVAVNAAELELELETDDAEHAADIVDALEADGYDVEILS, from the coding sequence ATGTTGACGCTCTCCGATGTCCGCGAGGCGCGCGAACGGGTCGACGGCGTGGCCCGGCACACGCCGCTGGAGCAGTCGCGGACCTTCTCCGAGATGAGCGGGGCGGACGTCCACCTCAAACTGGAGAACTTCCAGCGAACGGGTGCATTCAAGATCCGCGGCGCGATGAACCGGATCGCGACGCTCTCGTCCGAAGAACGCGACGCCGGCGTCGTCACCGCGAGCGCGGGCAACCACGCGCAGGGCGTCGCGCTGGCGGCCGAGCGCGCCGGCGTCGACGCCACCGTCGTGATGCCGAAGTTCGCGCCCGTCTCGAAGGTGAAAGCCACCCGCGGCTACGGCGCGAGCGTCCGGTTGGAGGGCGTCGACTACGACGAGGCGCAGGCGTACGCCCACCAGTTAGAGCGCGAGGAGGGGCGGACCTACGTCCACGCGTTCGACGACCCGGTGGTGATGGCCGGACAGGGGACGCTCGGGCTGGAGATCGTCGACGACTGCCCCGACCTCGACACCGTGGTCGTCCCCATCGGCGGCGGCGGGCTCATCTCGGGGGTCGCCGTCGCGATCAAAGAACAGCGGCCCGACGTTCGCGTCGTCGGCGTGCAAGCCGAGGGGGCCGCCTCGGCCGCGAAGTCGCTCGCCGCGGGCGAGGTCGTCGAGATCGACAGCGTCGACACGATTGCAGACGGGATCGCGACGCGAGCCGTCGGCGAACGGACCCTCGAAGTCATGGCGGAGTACGTCGACGAGGTCGTCACCGTCGACGACCGCGAGATCGCGTTGGCGCTTACGCTCCTTTTGGAACGATCGAAGACGCTCGTCGAAGGCGCGGGTGCGGTCGCGCTCGCGGCCATCCTCTCGGAGGCGGTCGAGTACGCGGACGACGAGACGATCGTCGCCGCGCTCTGTGGCGGCAACATCGACCTCAACCGGCTCGGCACCGTGATCCGGCGAGGGCTCGTCCAGATGGGACGGTACCTCAAGATCACTATCGACCTGAAAGACCGGCCGGGCGAGCTCGAACGCGTCTCCAGCATCGTCGCGCGCACCGGCGCGAACGTGTACGCGGTCCACCACGACCGCACCTCCCGCGACGTGGCCGTCAACGCCGCCGAGCTCGAACTCGAATTAGAGACCGACGACGCCGAACACGCCGCCGACATCGTGGACGCGCTCGAAGCCGACGGCTACGACGTCGAAATCCTCTCGTAA
- a CDS encoding ATP-binding protein — MRTPRGHHAIVALGAAAFLASVVHHGSELGSTSSLAGPLVALAVDGGIAVAVVYAGRRIAAAGFSRAEEWRIARFTLAGTVLAVAAIGATLAVRGFEGRPLAEPAFPLLVAAGAGSLGGAIAGYHAARQAAETRRARNAVRAVSIVNHLLRHDLRNDLTTIRGYADLAAEGRGRADAADVIARAAEQGVDRIEEASGVADALLGDADLRRIDLTDAVRRVTAGVADRPSVTVETDLADEAVIAATEGVRSIVDNLIENAVEHGGSEPTVRVTVREGDEAVVLTVDDDGPGLPPERHGPLTADNDGNGGLWLVATLAAEYGGDVTVGESDLGGARFVVTFPRFDPARSAATTDDADT, encoded by the coding sequence ATGCGGACCCCCCGCGGCCACCACGCGATCGTCGCGCTCGGGGCCGCCGCGTTCCTCGCGTCCGTGGTCCACCACGGATCCGAGCTCGGGTCGACGTCGAGTCTGGCGGGCCCGCTCGTCGCGTTGGCCGTCGACGGCGGGATCGCCGTCGCCGTCGTCTACGCCGGGCGACGGATCGCCGCCGCGGGATTCTCGCGCGCCGAGGAGTGGCGGATCGCTCGCTTCACGCTCGCCGGCACCGTCCTCGCGGTCGCCGCTATCGGGGCGACGCTCGCGGTCCGCGGGTTCGAGGGCCGCCCGCTCGCGGAGCCGGCGTTCCCCCTCCTCGTCGCCGCCGGAGCGGGCAGCCTCGGCGGCGCGATAGCCGGCTACCACGCGGCCCGACAGGCGGCCGAGACCCGCCGGGCGCGGAACGCGGTTCGCGCCGTCTCGATCGTGAATCACCTCCTGCGTCACGACCTCCGCAACGACCTCACGACCATCCGAGGCTACGCCGACCTCGCGGCCGAGGGGAGGGGTAGAGCCGACGCCGCCGACGTCATCGCACGGGCCGCAGAGCAGGGCGTCGACCGGATCGAGGAGGCGAGCGGCGTCGCGGACGCCCTCCTCGGGGACGCCGACCTCCGCCGGATCGACCTGACGGACGCGGTCCGCCGCGTGACGGCCGGGGTCGCTGATCGCCCCAGCGTGACCGTCGAGACCGACCTCGCCGACGAAGCGGTGATAGCGGCCACCGAGGGCGTCCGATCGATCGTCGACAACCTGATCGAGAACGCGGTCGAACACGGCGGCTCCGAGCCGACCGTTCGCGTCACCGTCCGCGAGGGCGACGAGGCGGTCGTCCTGACCGTCGACGACGACGGCCCGGGCCTCCCGCCGGAGCGCCACGGTCCGCTGACCGCGGATAACGACGGGAACGGCGGCCTGTGGCTGGTCGCGACGCTCGCGGCCGAGTACGGCGGCGACGTCACGGTCGGCGAGTCGGACCTCGGCGGTGCGCGGTTCGTCGTGACCTTCCCCCGGTTCGACCCGGCGCGGTCGGCGGCGACGACCGACGACGCCGACACGTAA
- a CDS encoding MATE family efflux transporter, whose protein sequence is MDVSRLRDAWSRVFGLAWPVMAEQTFRTAMRTTDVLITALFSPAAVVAIGLADLYARFPLRIGLGLGGGAIALSSQDTGAGVTDSRDEAVTQAILLGALAGLPFVLFGLRFGERAIDVFGRLVGEGTAPEVVALGSTYLAIVFATAPARHVALVAARALQGTGDTRTPMYVNVAGNSANIAGSVLLGLGLFGLPRLEVVGVGLATAGANVLTAGLLCAAIWGPWTDASFARPRDPTVASQLLRVSAPRVVEGFGSELAEFPFNALLLGFGEPVNAGFQIGRRVYQQVTGPLSRGYNVAASVLVGQALGAGDPEAARFNGWAVAGLGVLTVGAIGIGLVAAAPRLVPAFTDDPETVTYAVDFARVYGVAGVALVCFSALSGSLQGASETRIPLAARLSGMLGFFVGLSWLLGRTAGVGPAGAYAGVLLAYAWMALVVAAGFRYTGWADRADDLMAERGTAGGAAGTDSGAGDDSAESDGSERTDDSAESDGSERTDDSAESDGSERTDDSAESDGPGAT, encoded by the coding sequence ATGGACGTTTCGCGGCTTCGAGACGCGTGGAGCCGCGTGTTCGGACTGGCGTGGCCGGTGATGGCCGAGCAGACGTTTCGCACCGCGATGCGGACGACGGACGTTCTGATCACCGCGCTGTTCTCTCCCGCCGCCGTGGTCGCGATCGGACTCGCCGACCTGTACGCCCGGTTCCCGCTCCGGATCGGGCTCGGTCTCGGCGGGGGTGCGATCGCGCTGTCGTCACAAGACACGGGCGCGGGCGTGACCGATTCCCGCGACGAGGCGGTGACGCAGGCGATCCTCCTCGGCGCGCTGGCCGGCCTCCCGTTCGTCCTCTTCGGCCTCCGCTTCGGCGAGCGGGCGATCGACGTCTTCGGGCGGCTCGTGGGGGAGGGCACCGCCCCCGAGGTCGTCGCGCTCGGATCGACGTACCTCGCGATAGTCTTCGCCACCGCCCCGGCGCGTCACGTCGCTCTGGTCGCCGCCCGGGCGCTACAGGGAACCGGCGACACCCGCACGCCGATGTACGTGAACGTCGCGGGCAACTCGGCCAACATCGCCGGCTCGGTCCTGCTCGGTCTCGGCCTGTTCGGCCTCCCGAGGCTGGAAGTCGTCGGCGTCGGCCTCGCGACCGCGGGTGCCAACGTCCTGACTGCGGGACTGCTCTGTGCCGCCATCTGGGGTCCGTGGACGGACGCGAGCTTCGCTCGGCCGCGCGACCCGACCGTCGCGAGTCAGCTCCTCCGCGTGAGCGCGCCGCGGGTCGTCGAGGGGTTCGGGTCGGAGCTCGCCGAGTTCCCGTTCAACGCCCTGCTCTTGGGCTTCGGCGAGCCGGTCAACGCCGGGTTCCAGATCGGCAGGCGGGTGTACCAGCAGGTCACCGGTCCGCTCTCGCGCGGGTACAACGTCGCCGCCTCCGTGCTGGTCGGACAGGCGCTCGGCGCGGGCGACCCCGAGGCCGCGCGGTTCAACGGCTGGGCGGTCGCCGGGCTCGGCGTGCTCACCGTGGGCGCGATCGGGATCGGACTCGTCGCCGCCGCGCCTCGGCTCGTCCCCGCGTTCACCGACGACCCGGAGACCGTCACGTACGCGGTCGACTTCGCCCGCGTGTACGGCGTTGCCGGCGTCGCCCTCGTCTGTTTCTCCGCGCTCTCCGGGTCGCTTCAGGGCGCGAGCGAGACGCGAATTCCGCTCGCCGCGCGGCTCTCGGGAATGCTCGGATTCTTCGTCGGACTCTCGTGGCTGCTCGGACGGACCGCGGGGGTCGGGCCGGCCGGGGCCTACGCCGGCGTCCTGCTCGCGTACGCGTGGATGGCGCTCGTCGTCGCCGCCGGCTTCCGGTACACGGGCTGGGCCGATCGCGCGGACGACCTGATGGCCGAGCGCGGGACCGCCGGCGGCGCGGCGGGCACCGATTCCGGGGCGGGAGACGATTCTGCGGAGAGCGACGGCTCCGAGAGAACCGACGATTCTGCGGAGAGCGACGGCTCCGAGAGAACCGACGATTCTGCGGAGAGCGACGGCTCCGAGAGAACCGACGATTCTGCGGAGAGCGATGGCCCAGGGGCGACCTGA